One genomic segment of Myxocyprinus asiaticus isolate MX2 ecotype Aquarium Trade chromosome 14, UBuf_Myxa_2, whole genome shotgun sequence includes these proteins:
- the arhgdia gene encoding rho GDP-dissociation inhibitor 1 codes for MAEQEPTPEQLAAIAAENEESEAVNYKPPAQKSLQEIQELDKDDESLRKYKEALLGSVDVAIDPNAPNVQVTRLTLVCETAPAPLTLDLQGDLESYKKQSFVLKEGVEYRIKINFKVNKDIVSGLKYVQQTFRKGVKIDKSDYMVGSYGPRPNEYEFLTPLEEAPKGMLARGTYNIKSKFTDDDKHDHLSWEWNLNIKKDWKD; via the exons ATGGCCGAGCAGGAGCCCACCCCAGAGCAGCTAGCTGCCATCGCTGCAGAGAATGAAGAGAGCGAGGCGGTCAACTACAAACCGCCTGCACAGAAGAGCCTTCAGGAGATCCAGGAGCTTGACAAAGATGATGAAAGCCTGCGCAAGTACAAGGAGGCGCTGCTGGGCTCTGTCGATGTGGCCATAG ATCCCAACGCTCCCAATGTTCAAGTGACACGGCTAACTCTTGTGTGTGAGACCGCCCCCGCCCCGCTGACCCTTGACCTGCAAG GAGATCTGGAGTCTTATAAGAAGCAATCGTTTGTGCTAAAGGAGGGAGTGGAGTACAGGATAAAGATCAACTTCAAG GTAAACAAGGACATTGTCTCGGGACTGAAGTATGTACAGCAGACTTTTAGGAAAGGGGTGAAGA tTGACAAGTCGGACTACATGGTGGGCAGCTACGGGCCTCGGCCGAACGAATACGAGTTCCTGACACCTTTAGAGGAGGCACCCAAAGGAATGCTGGCCCGCGGCACCTACAACATTAAATCCAAGTTCACTGATGACGACAAGCACGACCACCTGTCCTGGGAATGGAACCTCAATATCAAGAAGGACTGGAAAGATTGA
- the cdr2l gene encoding cerebellar degeneration-related protein 2-like — protein MLRAGRMEEFVTEEDEPWYDQRDLEQDLHLAAELGKTLLERNKELEDSLQQMYINNEEQVQEIEYLTKQMEMLREMNEQHAKVYEQLDVTARELEITNEKLVLESKGSQQKIERLTSTMEMLQGQVDTLTARVEELRTLEELRVRREKKERRTTVHSFPCLKELCTAPRYEDGFMVSYPGSGDLEECQPVDEENEHLRVMVTSLRAAVAAERGRREAAERECAAVLQEFERLEQRLMGAENCQRRVYELEAELLEMQLLRKSRACLLSGEEGLEQTLLNNAPETDTPDDAIMTGMQNGDATDPSGPAPVRKSCSDTALNAISAVDASGRRKGSYAIHANGVRKRGMSILREVDEQYHALLEKYEELLGKCRRHEESLRHAEVQTSRPVSRDPSMKECRAMEPQQPPTPPQTPSTPEALEGISRQVEAVDKRLSQNTPEYKALFKEIFSRLQRTKSNINTTKGRKSGK, from the exons ATCTGCACTTGGCCGCTGAGCTGGGTAAAACCCTCCTGGAGCGCAATAAGGAGCTGGAGGACTCGCTGCAGCAGATGTACATCAACAATGAAGAGCAGGTGCAGGAGATCGAG TACTTAACCAAGCAGATGGAGATGTTACGTGAGATGAACGAGCAGCACGCTAAAGTGTACGAGCAGCTGGACGTGACGGCGCGCGAACTGGAGATTACCAATGAGAAACTGGTGCTGGAGAGCAAAGGGTCTCAACAGAAGATTGAAAG ATTGACAAGCACTATGGAGATGCTGCAGGGTCAGGTGGATACGCTCACTGCTCGTGTGGAGGAACTGCGTACACTGGAAGAGCTCAGGGTTCGCAGAGAGAAGAAGGAGAGGAGAACGACTGTGCACTCTTTCCCCTGCCTCAAAGAACTCTGCACCGCTCCCAG GTATGAAGATGGTTTCATGGTGTCTTACCCAGGCAGCGGTGACCTAGAGGAATGTCAGCCAGTGGACGAAGAGAATGAACACTTGCGTGTGATGGTGACGTCTTTGCGTGCAGCTGTGGCGGCTGAACGCGGTCGGCGTGAGGCCGCTGAGCGGGAATGTGCTGCGGTGCTACAGGAGTTTGAGCGCTTGGAACAGCGCCTAATGGGGGCCGAGAATTGCCAGCGGCGTGTGTATGAGCTGGAGGCGGAGCTCCTGGAGATGCAGCTGCTACGCAAGTCTCGCGCATGCCTGCTGAGTGGTGAAGAAGGTCTTGAGCAAACACTGCTCAACAACGCTCCAGAGACAGACACGCCGGATGACGCCATTATGACGGGAATGCAGAACGGGGATGCAACTGATCCGAGCGGTCCGGCGCCTGTCCGGAAGAGCTGTAGCGATACTGCTCTGAACGCCATTTCTGCTGTTGACGCCTCAGGTAGACGTAAAGGCAGCTACGCAATTCATGCCAACGGCGTACGGAAGAGGGGTATGTCCATCCTACGGGAGGTGGACGAGCAGTACCACGCCCTTCTGGAGAAGTATGAAGAGCTGCTAGGGAAGTGTAGACGCCATGAGGAGAGTCTACGCCATGCTGAGGTGCAAACTTCACGACCTGTATCTAGGGACCCATCCATGAAGGAATGCCGGGCCATGGAGCCCCAGCAGCCACCCACTCCACCCCAGACACCCTCGACTCCAGAGGCCCTGGAGGGCATCAGCCGACAGGTGGAGGCTGTGGACAAGAGGCTGAGCCAGAACACTCCTGAGTACAAGGCCCTCTTCAAGGAGATCTTTTCTCGCTTGCAGAGGACCAAGAGCAACATAAACACCACCAAAGGAAGGAAAAGTGGAAAATAG